A part of Leptospira neocaledonica genomic DNA contains:
- a CDS encoding RsmD family RNA methyltransferase, which yields MKPGKKSKGLRIQTGELKGKLIPSPVSPEGKSNFTPAIIKKSLFDIIESLQLQGRLNMEDSAFVDLFAGSGQMGIESLSRGFARAVFLELAWDRFESLKGVLDKLGKPHLVMRKDAFRFYSGFDIPEKTKVYFMDPPYSFWEKKTEKLKNVVEEIAQNEPGVAAIIVQSPLPLDWENFTPRSFGRNTLNVRVLV from the coding sequence ATGAAACCGGGAAAAAAATCAAAAGGTCTTCGGATCCAAACCGGGGAATTGAAGGGGAAATTGATCCCTTCTCCAGTTAGCCCTGAGGGTAAGAGTAATTTTACTCCTGCGATCATTAAAAAATCATTATTTGATATTATCGAATCCTTACAGCTGCAAGGCCGTTTGAATATGGAGGATTCTGCATTTGTGGATTTATTTGCCGGTTCGGGACAGATGGGGATCGAATCCTTGAGTAGAGGTTTTGCAAGAGCGGTGTTTTTGGAACTTGCATGGGACAGATTCGAAAGCCTAAAAGGTGTTTTAGATAAATTAGGAAAACCTCATTTAGTTATGCGCAAAGACGCCTTTAGATTCTATTCAGGTTTCGATATTCCTGAAAAAACAAAAGTGTATTTTATGGATCCTCCTTACTCTTTCTGGGAGAAAAAAACGGAAAAATTGAAAAACGTAGTAGAGGAGATTGCTCAAAACGAACCTGGTGTGGCTGCCATTATCGTCCAGTCTCCACTTCCTTTGGATTGGGAAAATTTTACTCCTCGTTCCTTCGGCAGGAATACTTTAAATGTCCGAGTTCTGGTCTAA
- a CDS encoding sulfatase family protein: protein MSEFWSKFKNFIRSEFNSGNPWIHSGVFVFVLTLLCLLTNTSLHVMGVDISEFISLFYGLIPLLLRDLSGVFASSYAFFVGVAILFLGPDFSRWKTGEKIEIYKIYLILVSVLFLLFCGSVSEYPQVYGEFFYYRHSWALGFLYFITDHFSPFFFKSALFLFLAIQVIRNGLYFWQSESYESLLRYAVFIILFYSFHILGSAWGILSASAFYSFDILISRSKKDLIFVAIVILGFGFSFFTRPQRENVISKEALEHSSNTNVLIISADSIRQDQLGFVKGEKNITPNIDRLSSESLVFLDHHSTIPRTFPSWADFLSGKYSFEHGIQDMFPDKEDRSKLGNTVATLPGILRKSHRTYVVSSFAGDIFPRANWGFQNVYAPNFSAETLTQQRTIESQVFFLPVLTGTFFGGGEYLSSIRSLPSLGDDSRILPDLFSVFDKKDRPFFALYFSSVTHFPYSPPYPFYKNTDPHYYGPSKYFRFVDPSNSEKPDKKEQEQIRSIYSASLTAFDFSVGKILEELKRRSLYDDTLIILTSDHGESLFEEDHSHGHGEHLRGEGVTKIPLIIKLPKSFERKEIRSFKGITSSLDVFPTILSVLGASSEKFSLHGKDLTRLPKEDNWREDRSVYSETGIWFSDRGDHFFQKDRIRYPNILELHTIDPNDGNSVTVSDSYAKETVLFSKHRMLQTRTKKLIYIPSPNGVLYTCYDRISDPWNTKPLPASLCGDLQRKLDLLLVGSGKWRKAGDYFLPKSEL from the coding sequence ATGTCCGAGTTCTGGTCTAAATTTAAAAATTTTATCCGATCCGAATTTAACTCCGGGAACCCTTGGATCCATTCAGGGGTTTTCGTATTTGTTCTGACTCTTCTATGTCTTCTCACGAATACTTCTCTTCATGTAATGGGAGTAGATATCAGCGAATTTATTTCTCTTTTTTATGGGCTTATCCCTTTGTTACTGAGAGACTTAAGCGGAGTATTCGCTTCCTCTTATGCGTTTTTTGTAGGAGTTGCGATCTTATTTTTAGGTCCAGATTTTTCGAGATGGAAGACTGGGGAGAAGATTGAGATATATAAAATTTATCTAATTTTAGTCTCCGTTTTATTTCTTCTATTTTGTGGATCCGTTTCCGAATATCCACAGGTATACGGAGAATTTTTCTATTATAGGCATTCTTGGGCACTAGGATTCCTATATTTTATTACGGATCATTTTTCGCCCTTCTTCTTTAAATCAGCTTTATTTTTGTTTTTAGCTATCCAAGTTATTCGAAATGGATTGTATTTCTGGCAATCCGAGTCTTATGAATCTTTACTTAGATATGCGGTTTTTATAATATTATTTTATTCTTTTCATATTTTAGGGTCTGCTTGGGGTATTTTGAGTGCTTCCGCTTTTTATTCCTTTGATATTCTAATTTCTCGCTCTAAAAAAGATCTTATCTTTGTTGCAATTGTGATCTTAGGTTTTGGATTTTCTTTTTTTACCAGACCTCAGAGGGAAAACGTTATATCTAAAGAAGCCTTGGAACATTCTTCTAACACGAATGTACTTATCATTTCTGCGGATAGTATTCGTCAGGATCAATTAGGTTTTGTAAAAGGGGAGAAGAATATAACCCCGAATATAGACCGTCTTTCTTCCGAATCTCTTGTGTTTTTAGATCATCATTCTACGATTCCCAGGACATTTCCTTCTTGGGCGGATTTTCTAAGCGGTAAATATTCTTTCGAACATGGAATCCAAGACATGTTCCCGGATAAAGAAGATCGTTCCAAATTAGGAAATACAGTCGCTACACTTCCAGGTATTTTAAGAAAATCTCATAGAACATATGTGGTCTCTTCTTTTGCGGGGGATATTTTTCCTAGGGCAAACTGGGGATTCCAAAATGTGTATGCTCCGAATTTTAGCGCGGAGACATTAACCCAGCAGAGAACGATAGAGTCTCAGGTTTTCTTTCTTCCTGTTTTGACAGGGACATTTTTTGGAGGGGGGGAATATCTCTCTTCTATCCGATCTCTTCCGAGTCTGGGGGATGATTCTCGGATCTTGCCTGATTTATTCTCGGTGTTTGATAAAAAGGATCGCCCATTTTTTGCGCTGTACTTTTCTTCCGTAACTCATTTTCCTTATAGTCCGCCGTATCCATTTTATAAGAATACGGATCCCCACTATTACGGGCCTTCTAAATATTTTCGTTTTGTAGATCCGAGTAATTCTGAAAAGCCTGATAAAAAAGAACAAGAACAGATTCGTTCTATCTATTCTGCTTCCTTGACTGCTTTTGATTTTTCCGTCGGGAAAATTTTAGAAGAGTTAAAAAGAAGAAGTTTATACGACGATACACTTATCATTCTTACCTCAGATCACGGTGAATCCTTGTTTGAAGAGGATCATAGTCACGGTCATGGGGAACATTTGAGAGGAGAAGGTGTCACTAAGATTCCGCTCATTATCAAATTACCAAAATCTTTCGAACGAAAGGAAATCCGGAGTTTTAAAGGGATCACAAGCTCCTTGGATGTATTTCCTACAATTCTTTCCGTTTTAGGAGCTTCTTCCGAAAAGTTTTCTTTGCACGGAAAGGATCTGACCAGGCTTCCGAAGGAAGACAATTGGAGAGAGGATCGTTCTGTGTATTCCGAGACAGGGATTTGGTTTTCGGATCGGGGAGATCATTTCTTCCAAAAGGATAGGATTCGTTATCCGAATATTTTGGAGTTACATACGATCGATCCGAATGACGGGAATAGTGTGACTGTTTCCGATTCGTATGCAAAAGAGACGGTTCTTTTTTCCAAACATAGAATGCTCCAAACCAGGACCAAAAAGCTGATCTATATTCCGAGTCCAAATGGTGTTTTGTATACCTGCTATGACAGGATTTCCGACCCATGGAATACGAAACCTCTCCCAGCTTCTCTTTGCGGAGATTTACAGCGTAAGTTGGATCTCCTACTGGTCGGTTCCGGAAAATGGAGAAAGGCGGGAGACTATTTCCTCCCAAAATCTGAACTTTGA
- the carB gene encoding carbamoyl-phosphate synthase large subunit, producing the protein MPKREDLRSVLILGSGPIVIGQACEFDYSGTQAAKALREKGIRVILLNSNPATIMTDPDLADATYVEPLTVAVVQKILEKEKPDAILPTVGGQTALNLALACHNAGILEKYNVELIGAKIDAIKKAEDRELFKKAMEKIGVKVPRSGLVTNLKEAAEVKAQIGLPLIVRPAFTLGGTGGGIAYDEETFDEVVGKGLKASPISQVLLEQSVLGWKEFELEVMRDLADNVVIICSIENIDPMGVHTGDSITVAPQQTLSDKEYQNLRDMSISIIREIGVETGGSNIQFAVNPADGDVIVIEMNPRVSRSSALASKATGFPIAKIAALLSIGYSLDEIKNDITRVTPASFEPSIDYVVTKIPRFAFEKFPGTDDTLGVQMKAVGEAMAIGRTFKESFQKAMRSLEIDRFGFGSDGNFAELVEFHTLSIPQRKERIDSFLRRPNDKRIFYVKKALEEGYSVEQIHNLSKIDPWFLYQFEDLQNLEKEFVQKGNSVLGKLKKAGFANRQLAFLAKKAEIEKVLSSSQTPDKKKAEIGSILKKEEKNLEAILESSKIEPIYKRIDTCAGEFEAYTPYFYSSYDEEDETNVTSKKSVIILGGGPNRIGQGIEFDYCCCHASFALQDLGVESIMVNSNPETVSTDYDTSDRLYFEPLTLEDVIQIYKKEKPDGVIIQFGGQTPLKLAKDLESRGVPILGTSPDSIDRAEDRKRFAEVLEKLKLISPKNGIATSMEEARKIANNITYPVLVRPSYVLGGRAMLIISEEKELDKYMEKAEEISEDRPLLIDSFLEDAVEVDVDALCDGKDVFIAGIMEHIEEAGIHSGDSACILPPQSLSKKVLDDIRNATRALALELQVKGLINIQYAVKEEVVYVIEVNPRASRTVPFVSKALGHPIVKYATRIMMGETLKQLPLPKEMVFPTVNVKEAVLPFNKFPGVDTILGPEMRSTGEVMGIADTAGEAFLKSQYMAGEELPSKGTVFVSVNDKDKKDLLKYIKDLSDLGFILIATEGTHKFLSENGILSSKINKVYDNQFPTALDYIRENKIHLILNTPLSRVTRDDSFAIRQAAIRYKIPCLTTASAAKALIKGMMEMTDKGFTIRSLQEIHSSK; encoded by the coding sequence ATGCCCAAAAGGGAAGATCTCCGCTCCGTTCTGATCCTGGGATCCGGGCCGATCGTTATCGGCCAAGCTTGTGAATTCGACTATTCAGGCACCCAGGCCGCCAAAGCCCTCCGAGAAAAAGGAATCCGGGTAATCCTTCTAAATTCCAATCCTGCCACTATCATGACTGATCCTGATCTGGCGGATGCCACGTATGTGGAACCTCTGACTGTTGCAGTCGTCCAAAAAATTTTGGAAAAGGAAAAGCCGGATGCGATCCTACCTACTGTAGGAGGTCAAACAGCATTAAACCTTGCATTGGCCTGCCATAATGCGGGAATATTAGAAAAATATAATGTAGAGCTTATCGGCGCCAAAATAGACGCGATCAAAAAGGCGGAAGATAGAGAACTTTTTAAAAAAGCAATGGAGAAGATCGGGGTTAAAGTTCCTCGCTCCGGGCTCGTAACGAATCTGAAAGAAGCGGCAGAGGTCAAGGCTCAGATCGGACTTCCTCTCATTGTAAGACCTGCATTCACTCTGGGGGGAACCGGAGGAGGGATCGCTTACGACGAAGAAACTTTCGACGAAGTTGTAGGCAAAGGTCTCAAGGCTTCTCCAATTAGCCAGGTATTATTAGAACAATCCGTTTTAGGTTGGAAAGAATTCGAGTTAGAGGTCATGAGAGACCTCGCGGATAACGTGGTAATCATTTGTTCCATCGAGAATATAGATCCTATGGGAGTTCATACTGGGGATTCCATCACAGTTGCTCCCCAACAGACACTTTCCGATAAGGAATACCAAAACTTAAGAGATATGTCCATCAGTATCATCCGAGAGATCGGGGTCGAAACCGGTGGATCCAATATCCAATTCGCAGTAAATCCGGCAGACGGGGACGTGATTGTTATCGAAATGAATCCTCGCGTTTCCAGATCTTCGGCGCTTGCTTCCAAGGCGACCGGATTCCCGATCGCAAAGATTGCTGCGTTACTCTCCATTGGATATTCTCTGGACGAGATCAAAAACGATATTACAAGAGTTACACCTGCTTCTTTCGAACCATCTATAGACTATGTGGTGACCAAGATCCCAAGGTTTGCTTTCGAAAAGTTCCCAGGGACCGATGATACACTCGGAGTCCAGATGAAAGCCGTGGGAGAAGCCATGGCAATTGGAAGAACTTTTAAGGAAAGTTTCCAAAAGGCGATGCGTTCCTTAGAGATCGATCGTTTCGGTTTCGGTTCCGATGGAAATTTTGCTGAGTTAGTCGAATTTCATACACTATCTATTCCTCAGAGAAAAGAGAGGATAGATTCATTCTTACGCAGACCGAATGATAAGCGTATCTTCTATGTTAAAAAAGCATTGGAAGAAGGTTATAGTGTAGAACAGATCCACAACCTTTCTAAGATAGATCCTTGGTTCTTATACCAATTCGAAGATCTACAAAATTTAGAAAAAGAATTCGTACAAAAAGGGAATTCTGTTTTAGGAAAACTAAAAAAAGCAGGATTTGCTAATAGGCAGTTAGCCTTCCTTGCTAAAAAAGCGGAGATAGAAAAGGTACTCTCTTCTTCTCAGACTCCTGATAAAAAAAAGGCGGAAATAGGTTCTATTCTCAAAAAAGAAGAAAAGAACCTGGAAGCAATATTAGAATCTTCTAAAATAGAACCTATCTATAAGAGGATCGATACCTGCGCCGGAGAATTCGAAGCTTATACGCCGTATTTTTATTCTTCTTATGACGAAGAGGATGAGACAAACGTAACCTCTAAGAAATCCGTAATCATTCTAGGTGGCGGACCGAACCGAATCGGACAAGGAATAGAGTTCGATTATTGTTGCTGTCACGCGTCCTTCGCTCTACAAGATCTGGGAGTGGAATCCATCATGGTGAATTCCAACCCGGAAACTGTTTCTACGGACTACGACACTTCCGACAGATTATATTTTGAACCTCTTACCTTAGAGGATGTAATACAGATTTATAAAAAGGAAAAACCGGATGGAGTGATTATCCAATTCGGTGGACAAACCCCTCTCAAACTTGCAAAAGATCTGGAAAGTAGGGGAGTTCCAATTTTAGGAACAAGCCCGGATTCCATAGACAGAGCGGAAGATAGAAAACGTTTCGCAGAAGTATTAGAAAAACTGAAATTGATCTCTCCTAAGAACGGAATAGCTACTTCTATGGAAGAGGCTAGGAAAATCGCAAATAATATCACTTATCCTGTGCTTGTTCGCCCTAGTTACGTATTGGGCGGAAGAGCTATGCTTATCATCAGCGAAGAAAAAGAGCTGGATAAGTATATGGAGAAGGCAGAGGAAATTTCAGAAGACAGACCGCTTCTTATAGATTCCTTCTTAGAAGATGCGGTAGAAGTGGATGTGGATGCACTTTGCGACGGCAAAGATGTGTTTATCGCTGGGATCATGGAGCATATTGAAGAAGCAGGGATCCATTCCGGAGATTCTGCCTGTATTCTTCCTCCTCAATCCTTGTCCAAAAAAGTATTAGATGATATCAGAAATGCTACAAGAGCACTTGCATTGGAATTGCAGGTCAAGGGACTTATCAATATCCAATATGCAGTTAAGGAAGAAGTTGTATATGTGATCGAGGTAAACCCTCGTGCTTCCAGAACGGTTCCTTTTGTGTCCAAGGCTCTTGGCCACCCTATTGTAAAATACGCTACCCGTATCATGATGGGTGAGACCTTAAAACAATTACCACTTCCAAAAGAAATGGTGTTCCCTACCGTAAACGTGAAGGAAGCAGTATTACCTTTTAATAAATTTCCCGGAGTGGATACAATCCTCGGGCCGGAAATGAGATCCACAGGCGAGGTAATGGGAATTGCAGACACTGCCGGAGAGGCATTCTTAAAATCTCAATACATGGCCGGAGAAGAACTTCCTTCTAAGGGTACGGTATTCGTTTCTGTAAATGATAAGGACAAAAAAGATCTACTGAAGTATATCAAGGATCTTTCTGATCTAGGATTCATTTTGATCGCCACCGAAGGAACCCATAAGTTCTTATCCGAAAATGGAATACTTTCCTCCAAGATCAATAAGGTATACGATAACCAGTTCCCGACTGCATTAGATTATATCCGAGAGAACAAGATCCATCTTATACTGAACACGCCACTTAGTAGAGTGACTAGAGACGATAGTTTTGCAATCCGCCAAGCAGCGATCCGTTACAAGATCCCATGTTTGACTACTGCGAGTGCTGCTAAGGCTTTAATCAAAGGAATGATGGAGATGACTGATAAAGGTTTCACCATCCGTTCTTTGCAAGAGATCCATAGTTCCAAGTAA
- a CDS encoding catalase, producing the protein MKTKIIYGLLFLGVIFSHSLSAETLTRENGAPVGDNQNSQTAGETGPVLLQDSHLIEKLARFDRERIPERVVHARGTGAYGTFISYGDQSELTKAALFSKKGKQTKVFVRFSSVVHPSGSPETLRDPRGFATKFYTDQGNWDLVGNNLPVFFIRDAMKFPDMVHSLKPSPVTNLQDPNRFFDFFAHVPESTNMLTYLYSDLGTPATYREMDGNGVHAFKFVNSSGKVSYVKFHWKSQQGIKTLNSEESAKIQSQDFNHMTKDLYDSITKGNNPSWELEAQILEPEILNDFEFNPLDATKEWIRIPNLKTVILGKMTLNQVPENFFEHTEQSGFAPSNLVPGIEPSEDRLLQGRLFSYADTQRYRLGVNGIQLPVNRPINIVSSHGQDGALKYSEGKGNINYQPNSYQGGQSRSGGKYSEDQDYKFSNFKLSGTTQQTMVRKTLNFKQAGELYRSYSEKEKSALIRNFAGDLKSVQNPKIKTKIVAHTYAADPEYGERLAKEVGVELKEVKKISSEL; encoded by the coding sequence ATGAAAACAAAGATTATCTACGGACTTTTGTTCCTAGGAGTTATCTTCTCTCATTCCTTGTCAGCTGAAACTCTGACCCGAGAGAATGGGGCACCGGTAGGTGATAACCAGAACTCTCAAACTGCTGGAGAAACGGGACCGGTGCTTCTTCAAGATTCTCATTTGATCGAGAAATTGGCTCGTTTTGATCGGGAAAGAATTCCGGAAAGAGTGGTGCATGCCAGAGGAACCGGCGCTTACGGAACTTTTATTAGTTATGGAGACCAGAGCGAACTGACCAAAGCAGCGTTATTTTCCAAAAAAGGAAAACAGACTAAGGTATTTGTACGTTTTTCTTCAGTGGTTCATCCTAGCGGATCGCCGGAAACATTAAGAGATCCTAGAGGATTTGCGACCAAGTTTTATACGGACCAAGGTAACTGGGATCTAGTAGGGAATAATCTTCCTGTGTTCTTCATTCGGGACGCCATGAAATTTCCGGACATGGTACATTCTCTCAAACCTTCTCCAGTAACGAATTTACAGGATCCGAATCGGTTCTTCGACTTTTTCGCTCATGTTCCAGAAAGTACGAATATGCTGACTTATTTATATTCCGATTTGGGAACTCCTGCCACGTATCGAGAGATGGACGGAAACGGAGTACACGCTTTCAAATTCGTAAATTCTTCAGGTAAAGTTTCGTACGTTAAATTCCATTGGAAAAGCCAACAAGGGATCAAGACCTTAAATTCGGAAGAATCTGCCAAGATACAGTCTCAAGACTTCAATCATATGACAAAAGACTTATATGATTCCATCACAAAAGGAAACAACCCTTCTTGGGAATTGGAAGCTCAGATTTTGGAGCCGGAGATATTAAACGATTTTGAATTTAATCCTTTGGATGCTACCAAAGAATGGATCCGAATTCCGAATCTGAAAACGGTAATATTAGGAAAAATGACCTTGAATCAAGTTCCGGAGAATTTTTTCGAACACACGGAACAATCAGGATTTGCTCCTTCGAATTTGGTTCCTGGGATCGAACCTTCGGAAGATAGACTTTTGCAAGGAAGATTATTTTCTTATGCGGATACCCAGAGATATAGATTAGGTGTGAATGGTATCCAACTTCCGGTCAATCGACCTATTAATATAGTTTCTTCTCATGGTCAAGACGGAGCCTTAAAATATTCGGAAGGTAAGGGAAATATCAACTACCAGCCGAATTCTTATCAGGGTGGTCAATCTAGATCGGGAGGAAAGTATTCGGAAGATCAGGATTATAAATTCTCCAATTTTAAGCTGAGTGGCACGACCCAGCAGACGATGGTCCGAAAAACTTTAAACTTCAAACAAGCAGGAGAACTGTATAGAAGTTATAGCGAGAAAGAAAAGTCGGCGCTGATCCGTAACTTTGCAGGCGATCTAAAATCCGTCCAAAATCCCAAAATTAAAACTAAGATAGTCGCTCATACGTATGCTGCGGACCCGGAATATGGTGAAAGACTGGCGAAAGAAGTGGGAGTCGAGTTGAAAGAAGTCAAAAAGATCTCAAGCGAACTATAA
- a CDS encoding ankyrin repeat domain-containing protein, with protein MKLFSFFIIYFVCGFCYFLLAEEEGYKPVRDGNSAFYDSAKIGDIVGLGKFLDSGIDIESKDSKGYTALIYAAYYGQEEAVEFLLSKGADPCSKDNRGNTALMGAVFKGHLGIVKKLFQSKCVVDQKNFSGQTALMYAALFGRTEIFKALLQYGADPDLKDDLGYDSFYLAETQGNTEILDLLMVGTPAPKAQ; from the coding sequence ATGAAGTTATTTTCTTTTTTTATAATATACTTCGTATGCGGTTTCTGTTATTTTTTATTGGCGGAGGAAGAAGGTTATAAGCCAGTCCGAGACGGAAATTCTGCTTTTTACGATTCTGCAAAAATCGGGGATATTGTAGGCCTTGGAAAATTTTTGGATTCAGGGATCGATATTGAATCCAAGGACTCCAAGGGATATACTGCTCTAATCTATGCTGCATACTACGGTCAGGAAGAAGCAGTGGAGTTCCTACTTTCAAAAGGAGCGGATCCATGCTCCAAGGACAATCGTGGAAATACGGCTTTAATGGGTGCCGTTTTTAAGGGCCATCTCGGTATCGTAAAAAAACTCTTCCAATCAAAATGTGTCGTGGACCAAAAGAATTTTTCTGGCCAGACCGCTTTAATGTATGCGGCTCTTTTTGGAAGAACGGAAATTTTTAAGGCATTATTGCAATATGGTGCTGATCCGGATCTAAAGGATGATCTTGGATACGATTCCTTCTACCTAGCGGAAACTCAGGGAAATACCGAAATTTTGGACCTTCTTATGGTAGGAACACCTGCACCAAAAGCACAATAA
- a CDS encoding flagellar hook-length control protein FliK has translation MQIRTEGPGREEGYSLSAEPKVSNVSEKASAPSVSFMDLMKSIQLRSQKVLEEGQKSEIKEEKPSEMEESKEPELFVRSEEDEVEETDSEEEDNEKLVRLSEKKVQKAELEETDSELEAETDSEFLAEELDSPFITQMSVFLAGLEAKKEKEVSAAANQEESVSFKKIQKHVKEEAPKAEQKEEAGNVSVLKLSQSEEKRSIKESKKTPEKESLDEGLKSLEEARKFSKPANEEKILTVLKDSHKENFIPESENWKITREKKQETLSMVSKNQAAKAAQVEEASKSDTSGKGSQNQDFSQRNGNETTFTLLKAGLGIAEKNPEVSGQNSKPSKTNPGSSMDRAQMKENFQRLVQSAKLNIVENGKSEATLRLNPRELGRVSLRITVEDDKVQGKILVESDQVRKLFAGDLEQLRKDFKEQGLDLQSLIVESEDSLRMSWDGQDSSRFFDQEGFGFETSDFSNSSDLEEVSEMDSIENSEFAEKNTDKRLNILV, from the coding sequence ATGCAGATCAGAACGGAAGGACCAGGCAGAGAAGAAGGATATTCGCTTTCGGCGGAGCCAAAGGTATCTAATGTTTCTGAAAAAGCTTCCGCCCCTTCGGTGAGTTTTATGGACCTGATGAAGTCTATCCAACTCCGCTCTCAAAAGGTTTTGGAAGAAGGACAAAAGTCCGAAATCAAAGAAGAAAAACCTTCCGAAATGGAAGAATCTAAAGAGCCTGAATTATTCGTAAGATCCGAAGAGGATGAAGTAGAAGAGACCGATTCGGAAGAAGAAGACAATGAAAAATTAGTTCGTCTTTCTGAGAAGAAGGTCCAGAAAGCAGAGTTAGAAGAAACCGATTCCGAGTTAGAAGCGGAGACCGACTCTGAATTCTTGGCCGAAGAATTAGATTCTCCTTTTATCACACAGATGAGTGTGTTCTTGGCAGGACTTGAAGCCAAAAAAGAAAAAGAAGTCTCTGCGGCTGCAAACCAGGAAGAATCCGTATCATTCAAAAAGATCCAAAAACATGTAAAAGAAGAAGCTCCTAAGGCTGAACAAAAAGAAGAAGCAGGAAATGTTTCCGTTCTGAAATTGAGTCAGTCGGAAGAAAAACGTTCTATTAAAGAATCCAAAAAAACTCCTGAAAAAGAAAGTCTGGATGAAGGTTTAAAAAGTTTGGAAGAAGCTCGTAAATTTTCCAAACCAGCCAATGAAGAAAAAATACTTACAGTATTAAAAGATTCTCATAAAGAAAATTTTATTCCCGAATCCGAGAACTGGAAGATCACCAGAGAGAAAAAACAAGAAACTCTTTCTATGGTTTCCAAAAACCAGGCGGCGAAAGCCGCTCAGGTGGAAGAAGCTTCCAAATCGGATACTTCCGGTAAAGGATCTCAAAATCAGGACTTCTCCCAAAGAAACGGGAATGAGACCACATTCACTTTATTAAAAGCGGGTCTCGGGATCGCAGAAAAGAACCCAGAAGTTTCCGGACAAAATTCTAAACCTTCTAAAACAAATCCTGGATCTTCAATGGATCGTGCTCAAATGAAGGAAAATTTTCAGAGGTTAGTTCAATCAGCAAAATTGAATATAGTTGAGAATGGAAAATCGGAAGCCACTCTTAGATTGAATCCGAGAGAATTAGGAAGAGTTTCCTTACGTATTACTGTGGAAGATGATAAAGTCCAAGGTAAAATTTTAGTAGAATCGGATCAGGTTCGAAAATTATTCGCCGGAGATTTGGAGCAACTTCGCAAAGATTTTAAAGAACAAGGATTAGATCTACAATCCTTAATAGTGGAATCCGAGGATTCTTTACGCATGAGTTGGGATGGACAGGACTCTTCTCGATTCTTCGACCAAGAAGGTTTTGGTTTCGAAACTTCAGATTTTTCGAATTCTTCCGATTTGGAAGAAGTTTCGGAAATGGACTCTATAGAAAATTCGGAATTCGCCGAAAAGAATACTGATAAACGCTTAAACATCTTGGTTTAA
- a CDS encoding flagellar hook capping FlgD N-terminal domain-containing protein, which produces MPEANAVSNEATRSRYLEGDRSYDLRKHFDKLEKEEKSGLQGIEIRSTAKALGKDDFLKLLITQLSSQDPTNPVKDQDFIAQMAQFSSLEQMNNISQGIGKMTNRQSFSLVGKIVSGPDFVTGENVVGTAGALFFDGEGKSFVRVNGRTVEIDAITLITDPAIINQQEGQTGTPAPKSAGPNGGLGSSSNAAVGPSTAQPQQFPDTLQNQNDSSFEETSSGAPGWSFPGKPNDSNY; this is translated from the coding sequence ATGCCTGAAGCAAACGCGGTTTCTAACGAAGCTACACGTAGCCGTTATCTCGAAGGAGACAGAAGTTACGATTTAAGGAAGCATTTTGATAAATTGGAGAAGGAAGAAAAAAGCGGTCTCCAAGGGATCGAGATCCGTTCTACCGCGAAAGCATTAGGAAAAGATGATTTTCTAAAACTGTTGATCACTCAGCTTTCTTCTCAAGATCCTACGAACCCGGTTAAAGACCAAGACTTTATCGCACAAATGGCTCAGTTCTCTTCCTTAGAGCAGATGAATAATATCTCCCAAGGGATCGGCAAGATGACTAATCGCCAAAGTTTCTCCCTTGTAGGAAAGATCGTTTCCGGTCCTGATTTTGTGACCGGAGAGAATGTGGTGGGAACCGCAGGAGCATTGTTCTTCGACGGAGAAGGAAAATCCTTTGTTAGAGTAAACGGTAGAACAGTAGAGATTGATGCGATTACTTTAATCACTGATCCTGCGATCATCAACCAGCAAGAAGGGCAAACTGGAACACCTGCTCCGAAATCTGCAGGGCCTAATGGTGGCTTAGGATCTTCCTCTAATGCAGCTGTTGGACCTTCTACAGCTCAACCGCAACAATTTCCAGATACATTACAAAATCAGAATGATTCTAGTTTTGAAGAAACAAGTTCCGGAGCTCCAGGTTGGAGTTTTCCAGGAAAACCGAACGACAGTAATTATTAA